Part of the Musa acuminata AAA Group cultivar baxijiao chromosome BXJ2-7, Cavendish_Baxijiao_AAA, whole genome shotgun sequence genome is shown below.
CATAACAggtctattttattttatgtaaaaAGAAAAGGGGGGCCCTCTCCAAGATCATTGAGAAGGCTCAGAGATTTGTGTAAATATTTTACTGTAAAAAATATTATAGCTTGGAAAAGCATTTACCATGCAATAGGCGGGATATTTTGGACATTATCTGTACATTCTATTGCTTTAATTTTAGTTATGAATTCTTGAATATCATAATATGTCCCTCGCTGAAAGAAATGTGTTAGTCTTCTAACATTTGCATTTATGCAGTAGAACCCTCTGAAAAGTctgttgaaattatgagaaaattCTCAGAGCAATATGCCCGTAAGTCTGAGACATACTTCTGCATCGATAAAGGAGTCACCTCTGTTGTTATCAAGGTAGTTTTAAAGAATTAATGTTGTGTCACTTGTATTTTGTGACTGCTACTTATTTACTGTATTATTTCGATGGATTTGAACGATACTTAAGCagctatcatgtataacttttattTGATTAAGATCTTGCAGCTATAACAAAGCTATGCTTTTCCTGGACAAAAGCTACTATTATTTGGTAGATTGCCAAATATCTGTCAGCTAACTTAACATATTGATTATAACTACCTAATACAAAATTGCTAAAATTGCAACTTTGTGTCACCAACGGTGGATATGGGGAATCTAAGGATGTTCTTTATCTTTTTGTAGGCTACTTTTCTGCATCACATTTACTTGATTAAGGACTTAGAGCTGTTATAAAGTTATCTCTATCCTGGAATTCCTAGAATGTTTAGTAACAATGTTGTAAACTGCCACAGGGTCTTGCTGATCATAAAGATATGCTGGGAGCACCATTGTGTCCATGTAGGTAAATAATCTCATgaaatcttctattcttttttatTAGAAATATGTTTGCAATAGATCTTTAACACCCCAACATGATAATTCTGTATCAGGCATTATGATGACAAAGCAGCTGAAGTAGCACAGGGATTTTGGAATTGCCCATGTGTGCCTATGCGAGAGAGGTAAAGTATTATTCTttcaagaagagaagaagattatAAATCTTGATATGCGTAAATATGAATTTTTTCCctgaattatatataattttatgtgaGGTTTAAAATCTCACCAGTGCTAGTATTGGCTGGCGGCTGAATTTGTACGGTACCGGTTTGCCTGCTGTATCAATACTTAGCACAGAGCTACTGCTTGgaccagagagaaagagagagaaggaagacagTGGCAGAAATGATGACTGTCATTGcatgagagaaagaaagagaatgcaTGAGGAGAGaatgaaagagaaaaaacaaTAAAAGACAGCTATCATCCTGGCAAAATTAATGAAGTGTCTGGGTGGTAGGCTTACTGTCTGATACACCCAGTTCCAGCTGTAAAATTTGGGCGATACACCCGATATGGTGAACCTTCCTGTATGAACTGGTATCGGGCAAACCCATGGTCCACATACTGGTTTTTGATCACCGATAAATATCCGCCTGTACCATTCAATATAAATAGGTACCGAGCAAACCTGTAGTCCATGTATGATTCATGATCTAATTGATAAATACCAGATTGTATCGACTGGTGTGTCCAGTTTTTAATACCTGTGGTATACAAAGAGacctacatatatgtatatgtagttGTACACTGAATATCCCAGATAaattgcattttttatttttatttaatgtcaTCGCTACCGTTTGTCATTATTTTCCGAAGAAGCTGATTAACTTCTTACTGGTTATGTTCCATTCTTTATGGGGATCAACGTAAAGTAATATTTTTTTGTCAGATTCAAATGTTCTGAATACATTCGGTTTCATGATTTGATTTCTTTGTTGTTCACTAGACGTACTTTCATGACTGAACTTTTAGAATGCTTAGAAATTCAGTAACAGTTCTTAACTGTAACTTAGAGCATTTTGTTACACAAGAGATGTTTAGTTTTGCATGTCTGAGTATCGACTAATTTCAGTGGTGTCACATGTTGTTTTCTTATATCTTTTAGCAGTTTATTTAATTGATTCAATGTTTCCTTGGTCTACGAGATTAATGTGTCATACTAATTCTTTTtacatcttataatcatttgattgCAGGTGTTTTCGGATTATGTATTATATGCTGAAAAATGGATGATATTAAATTTATCCAATTAGATAATTTTCTGATGTATGGATGCTATGGTGTATTATTTTTTACATGCAATATCTTGGCAGGAAGGAGTGCCACTGTATGCTTTTTCTCAACCCTGACAATGATTTTGCTGGAAAGGAGCAGGTTGGTGACCAATGAAATTGTTAATCTGTCTTTTTTCTAAACTATGGTTCTAACAATCTGCTTCTAAGATTATCATATCTAAGACTCTGTTATGATTATTGAGGTGTgtttttactttgagcatattaactCATTGGTTGAGTACATTGATCATCTTTTTGACATACCAACATTCTAGAACATATCATGCACTTGCTTGGAACTAGATCCAAGTTATGCTATTATATCGTATTGAGTTCTATTATCTTTTCAAAGGATTTTCTGCTGCTAGTACTAGGTTTCCTATTGGGGCCCAAAAATCCACAATGTGGGTATAGATCTTTATTTTTTCTCCCATTATCCTTATCAGTCAGTCATCAAAAGTACTATACTTAATGATATGGATAAATCTGATACCGAACTCAAATACTACCCAGAAATCAAGCATGGATCTTAATTTTGGATTCAGAATCTTATCTGATACCGAATCTTATCCAAGACGATAACATCCCTAGCAGTTCTATATAAATTTATAGCAGTGGAGTAAAAATTATGGTAATTCAAGTTTCATCTTAACCTGGAAACGGAAGTTACAAAATTGAACTAAATAATTGGAAGTTGATGAAGCAATATAAAGCTGATGAAATATTGCCCATTCTGAAATGTGCATGCTCATATGTAATGTGAGAAACATTAATTGTGAATCAAACGAGTCAAGGTCAAGACAAGTAGTGGGGAAAAATATGATGGATATTGGACTATTTGGTAGTAGGATGATGAATTCTAGAAGGATGTGTGGTTCCCGCACATATGATTCTTACTTTCTGTAGTATGGTTTGCTTATGCATTCAGAGCTACCAAGTACTTTTGTAGGATGGGTTAAACCAAAGCCAATTTATCTCATCAGCATCTTTTACTTTTCTGTTTGATCATCATCTTTTCTTGCTTTATGCAGTTTGTTTGTTGAACATTTTGAGTAAGAAACTTCTGATAAAAGTTCACAATCCATATATGTTTGCAATTTGTTTTGTTGAACATTTATTTGCAACATTTTTAGTTGTTACAGTAGTTTCTGAGTAAGGTCATAACTGGCAAATTGGGTCCCAACATGTTTAAGGTGCCAGTCAATATATCTGCCGTGGGTGTGGTAGGAATTTGGATGTTTGAATAGCATGACAGTGTCCTTACCGATTCATGTTTGGCTCTGAGTCTTCAAATTATACTGTGCGCACTTATAAAAGTGTACTCTGATACTCGTGCATTTGTTAGCACACATGCTTCATAATTATAAGAAATTCCTACAACTTTCCTACCATTCATTCTACTCACATTGTGTTTCTTGTCTTGCAGTCCATCACCTTGGAAGAGATCAAAGAAGCAATATCACAAATCTAACCACCAGTAATCAGTTTTGTATTGTTTGTACCTGGTTGTTATatttttagtccttgtatttcgaTCGTATACTAAGTTCTTGCCGTGTTTCAATTGTAGCAGTATAGGCCTACAAAATGTTCTCAAGGATCTGTTGTTTGGATTTGATTATGGTTGAAGCTTAGGCTTGATTACCGACAGAATCCCTCTTGTATCATACGAAATCTTTCAGGCCAATCACCTGTGGCTCTGgtgataagaaatatttttttgtattttagaCTGCCCACcttttttatcaaatattttgtggGCCGATGGAATAGTTCAATGCATATGGGGCAAAAAGAAGAATTTTACTTTCTTATTGCATGATTAATATGGGCAATCTCCTTTCTTTGATGCACTTGTGTGCtgcaatatatataaatataaatataaatataaatatatatatatatattaaaatgatttatttcTCCCGTTTAATACCAAAAAAACATGTTTTAACAACAGCAGTTGAACTTCCTGATCTCTGCCTACGGTATGGTTTATAAGAGGTCGTTAATGGTCTGTTATTTTATGGCACCGTGGATTTATGCTAATTAGTGGGAAATTAGCCAACGCTGATTTGGTACTAATACTTTAAATTAAAATGTTTCGTTAAAGAAAATTGGAattttctctttcaattttctcgtgctgttaataattaattattagtaTAATTAGGTCATTAGTTGTCTCGTTTTTAGTATATAACATTTTTCTAGTATGTAACATTTTTTTACCTTGTGCTGGGCTAATAGGAATTTTAATCAGgaagaataagagaaagaaaaagaggtcTTGGTTGATAAATGGCCTCAAGCGCTTGATTACAAAAAAGATAATGAAAACAACGGTAATAATAATAGTAGCTATATTTCTTATTTTCTTGAACCGCCTCGTCCTTTCATTCTCCGGGCCGGGCTTTCGTCTGTTGCTTCTCATACCATCTCTCGATTGGTTGTTCCGGTTCTGACTGCGAAGCTTGGAGGTAAATAAACgattattttctgttcttttacTCATCTTCCTTGTTTCGTGTGTTCTGTAACCCTCGTCGATCTCTAGGGTTCCCGGGCGAGAGCAAGATCCTGATCCTTTTACCGTCTTGGTTTATTAGGGTTCCGGATCTGTTCTGTTGGTGCCGCTTGATTCGcttgacgagagagagagagagagagagagagagagagagagagagagagaaggaattaCCAATAAAGGAGAAAAAGAAGGGAGGGGAGAGTAAGAACGGACAGATGTCTGCTCGGCCCCAGTTCACGATCACCCTGGGCCGAAGCGGTCAGGTAGAACTTCCTACCTCCATTTTTCTCTGAAATTACATCGTCACATTCGCGCATCTGTTATTTATTGTCAAATAATATCCGTTATATGAATACACGGCTCCTCCTCCACAATGGGTGCTTGATTTGAGCCTTCTGCTTTTAGGGTTGGAAATGGTGTTTCTTGTGGACATTGGCTTCTCTTGCTAGTACGGTGAATATTCAAGCTTAAGAGAATTTTATATGCTTGCCTTTTGATTTCTGCctgaaagagttttttttttttataattattgtgtTTGAGTCATTTTTGCAGATGTTCAGGGAGAGTTTCAGATTTGTTTTTCAGTTGTTAAATAAGATTCTGCCTCAGTTTCGATTCTCATTGGTTCTTTTCAGTACCTAGAAGAATTTGTTAGCCTTTTCTTCAAGAGAGTTGTGGCGTGCTTATATTTTTGTATGATTGCGTTACATGTTATGCTTGGTTGGTTGACATGTGTATGTAACACTTGACAGATTTACAAAACGCAAATTCATAGATACGTTGACCTCTTTCCTTTCTGATGTTTGCAGGTTGTTAAGAGAGCAAGACCTATATCTGATGGCAGTCATTGTGATGATGACATGCCCTCCTTAGCATCCAAGCTATCAGTGAGAGAAAGGTTGGAGAACAACATGGCCAATAGCAGTTGTTATGGGAGCCAGTATGAAAACAAACGGTGTGCTTTTTTCTTTCTAGCGTAATGTAGTGATAAAATTTACTCTGTCGTCAATTAGCttatgtggcaaaaaagaaatatttagaaCCATTTTATAGATATATGCCCTTTCTAATGGATGATCTTCATTCTGAATCTGTTCTTGTCCTCGTATTCTTTGTTGCTAAAGAAATTTTAGTCTGCTTACTGCAGCTTAGCTTTATGTACTCTTGCTGTGCTATCTACGAGCATCAAGGTTTAAACATTATTTTGAGATTAGCTTTGTCCAactttttaaggtttctttaataaGTATGCTCTAGTTCCTTGTATACCAAAATGACTTTTGACCATACACCATTTTTCGTTGCTAGAGAAATTAAATAGATGTATATAATTGCCAATTGTTTTTCTGCTTACTGGCTATACTCTTGTACTTGTGCTGTCTATTAGCACCATGTTGTAACAATAAGCTAGCTTCGTCCAACTTTACACCCTCTTCAAGTGTTTGCCTATCATGATGTTTGTCTTATACCAATTTGGCCATATGCATGTAAATCATCTCCACTTTTGCAGAAAGCTACATTGAAAGGGATCCTAATTCCTAATCCACCGtccttaatatttttattcattaacACTAGTTGTAACAGTTCTCTTTGCTGGCAATAGCAATGGAAACAATATTGTTTCTGTGACATGCTGGACATTTTAGCTTTCCTGCCCTTGGCTTCACGTAAagggttatgtgtgtgtgtgtgtgtgtgtgtgcgtgtgtgtattcattttcttttgttttagtgTTTGACTTCAGGATTCAATTGTAAGACTTTACTTGTGTATATTGGTTTTTCGTTTTTAGAATTTTGGAACAATGTGTGGTCAATTTTAAAAGATCTACATAATGAGTACAACATTTACTTTAATTGAGCAGTTTTATGTTTCTGAAGACTTTAGCACTTAAGATATATTTTGCTGTGGAATTGGCCTTTTGCGGCTCTGACTTAAACCTCATTTGCTTGACGAAGCAATGTGTTGGGTCACAACCCTGAGAACACAAGAGAATAATTTTCTGACCTGTTATCCTGATTTGTTGTTTTATATTAGTTAACCAAATTCTATATTATGTTTCATGATGCTGGTAATTTGTTACTATGTTGCAGTCAGAGAACAGATGATCATGATTCAAGATTCATGAATAAAAATCCGAGAGACAAGCATATCAAATCTAGTATCCATTTGAAATTATACAGAATTAATTGTTTCCACTTGAACTTTCTTTCCTCTGCTTTGTTGGCGCCTTAATGCATAAAGATCATCAGGTTCGTAGAGATGATCTGAGAtggaaacttattaataaaagctTATCTCGGAGAAGACATCCTGTTGCTGAAGGACAATATGATGTTGACCTACGTGAAAAGCTTTCTCAGAATACACGTGCTTCTCGCGTATCTGATCCTCGGCAACATGCAATAGAATCAAGAACCTCTGGCTTTGGAAGGAGAATACCTTCTACAAGAAGTGCAGACGATTTACTTGAATTGGATTCACATAGGAAGTCATATTCTTGGACTTTGGATCAGCAGAGGCGTAGTTCTCCAGATAGGCTTATTAGCGCTCCAAGGCGTATCTCTCCTTCAAGAAGATACGAGGAACTGAAGCACACATCTGTGATAAGATCTGTTGATGCTTCCAGAACTAGTTTTCTAACAAACAGTGGAGTAGGTGATTCTTCTAGATCTTTTGCTTTTATGACTAAAAACACTTCTGCCGATGCAGTCAAGCCAGTTGTCCGAGCTCCTGCACCAGGGGATATTGGGCAAAGAATTGTACTTAAGGTATATCTGACTCTTCCAAATTGTTTCTCATTATTGTGAATGTCTTTTAACTTGAGCATTTGCAGATGAAGAATCGTAGATATCTGATCCAATGGACTGCTTTATGATACTTGTAAAACTCAGTAGCTTTTTACTGATTAATAGTTGTGTGGGGAATGCCTATCCTTCTTTATTGTACACACTATATAGTGATATATTATTCTAAATGGCTATTTTGACACCATTTCATTGCTAGTGAAGGTGAACATGCATGAAATCCAAAATTTCTTTTCTAAAATGAATCATCTGTTGATTATGGTCAGTTAAAAATAAGGATCTTAGCAACTATGATGTTCACAAACTTTCGTAATTAAGTTTCACTAGATTTAACTCATATGCTGCAAAAATGTGACTTCAGACTGTGAGGCAATTTTCACTGTTGTCACATGCCTAACTCTGTAAAGTTATGGTGTCTGGAATTCTTAAATTGTTATACAATTAAATAGTAATTTATTTTACATAGTGCTATTTGTCTTGGAAGCAAAGAGTTAGATGTGTAATATATATGACCTCTTTTTGAAGCATAGTTAAGTGACTTTTTTTTTGGAAGAGTGTGATATCCTAAATTGATGGTTTTGATACCTTAAATATTCCTATTTTGAATGGATTTGTTCTTTCAATCATTCTGCCTGATATGGATAAAATTTACAATGCTGATACGGAATTAATACCTAGACTTATAAACAGGTTGCGTAGCAAAGCTATGGCTCAGCATGAACCCTACATGACTCATGTGGTTGGAGTTTAACCATTTTAACCCATTTACTTGCACTAATGTCTTTACCACTGTTTCTTATAGAGGCTTAATATATTTCCACCATTAAGCAATTCATCTTTCTACTGTTAAATTTTAATTCTACATTAAtcataaatattaaaagaaatatatgAGAAAATAAGATTTCTTTTTCTATATTTATTGTATGTACTTTGGTAGTTGGATATATGCATGAGTTGCCATTCTCAAGTCTATGCATGGTAGAGGGGTGAGGAACTTGCTCAAAAATTCTTTGCATGGCTGTGGACAAGATGGATAGATCGGGAGAAAATTCTACTTTTTAGCATTGGTATTGAAGCAACAGATAAGATTTCATATATTGACCCTCTCCTTTGAACCCCCATTTTGCGAGAGCCTTGTGCACTGGGTTCGTCCTTTCTTTTATTCAAATAATAAATAGCAAAGGGG
Proteins encoded:
- the LOC103992343 gene encoding ferredoxin-thioredoxin reductase catalytic chain, chloroplastic isoform X3, which gives rise to MAMSPRTAALHGVAPLPRLRLPSLTSCGSRRVNVRAKVEPSEKSVEIMRKFSEQYARKSETYFCIDKGVTSVVIKGLADHKDMLGAPLCPCRHYDDKAAEVAQGFWNCPCVPMRERCFRIMYYMLKNG
- the LOC103992343 gene encoding ferredoxin-thioredoxin reductase catalytic chain, chloroplastic isoform X1: MAMSPRTAALHGVAPLPRLRLPSLTSCGSRRVNVRAKVEPSEKSVEIMRKFSEQYARKSETYFCIDKGVTSVVIKGLADHKDMLGAPLCPCRHYDDKAAEVAQGFWNCPCVPMRESASIGWRLNLYGTGLPAVSILSTELLLGPERKREKEDSGRNDDCHCMRERKRMHEERMKEKKQ
- the LOC103992344 gene encoding uncharacterized protein LOC103992344 isoform X2, whose protein sequence is MPSLASKLSVRERLENNMANSSCYGSQYENKRQRTDDHDSRFMNKNPRDKHIKSNHQVRRDDLRWKLINKSLSRRRHPVAEGQYDVDLREKLSQNTRASRVSDPRQHAIESRTSGFGRRIPSTRSADDLLELDSHRKSYSWTLDQQRRSSPDRLISAPRRISPSRRYEELKHTSVIRSVDASRTSFLTNSGVGDSSRSFAFMTKNTSADAVKPVVRAPAPGDIGQRIVLKPEEPLTVSGLLHSLGLGKYAVLFQAEEVDMTALRQMGDNDLKELGIPMGPRKKILLAVVSQARHPQRQR
- the LOC103992343 gene encoding ferredoxin-thioredoxin reductase catalytic chain, chloroplastic isoform X2, with amino-acid sequence MAMSPRTAALHGVAPLPRLRLPSLTSCGSRRVNVRAKVEPSEKSVEIMRKFSEQYARKSETYFCIDKGVTSVVIKGLADHKDMLGAPLCPCRHYDDKAAEVAQGFWNCPCVPMRERKECHCMLFLNPDNDFAGKEQSITLEEIKEAISQI
- the LOC103992344 gene encoding uncharacterized protein LOC103992344 isoform X1, which codes for MSARPQFTITLGRSGQVVKRARPISDGSHCDDDMPSLASKLSVRERLENNMANSSCYGSQYENKRQRTDDHDSRFMNKNPRDKHIKSNHQVRRDDLRWKLINKSLSRRRHPVAEGQYDVDLREKLSQNTRASRVSDPRQHAIESRTSGFGRRIPSTRSADDLLELDSHRKSYSWTLDQQRRSSPDRLISAPRRISPSRRYEELKHTSVIRSVDASRTSFLTNSGVGDSSRSFAFMTKNTSADAVKPVVRAPAPGDIGQRIVLKPEEPLTVSGLLHSLGLGKYAVLFQAEEVDMTALRQMGDNDLKELGIPMGPRKKILLAVVSQARHPQRQR